A DNA window from Vigna angularis cultivar LongXiaoDou No.4 chromosome 1, ASM1680809v1, whole genome shotgun sequence contains the following coding sequences:
- the LOC108324783 gene encoding uncharacterized protein LOC108324783 isoform X2, with the protein MPLLVSGGLLQVEHVMREQNVLAANEFIELFCELIVARLSIIAKQRECPADLKEGIASLIFAAPRCSEIPELVSLRNIFEKKYGKDFVSAAVDLRPSCGVNRQLIEKLSVRTPPGEVKLKVLKEIAKEHQIDWDTTESEKELLKPPEEPIDGPRTFVSASSLPVKPSTNVSVESNRPATRLSGGGKTDAVHYEDSRSAAEAAAEAAKKAIAAAEVAAYMAKKEYNEAPQPYVYSGTFQANNPSTEDKMYRSQSLPRSDQVKSEDSLPKQYGGNDHRRHSYHPTSANSDIKFDESDCDEENEAEEPRPTLPPNRLPPPVPSSLAKQDSSIHRVHPKLPDYDELAARFDALKFRK; encoded by the exons ATGCCACTGCTCGTATCAGG TGGCTTATTGCAGGTTGAGCATGTCATGAGAGAGCAAAATGTTTTGGCTGCAAATGAGTTCATTGAACTCTTTTGCGAACTAATTGTGGCCAGACTCTCAATCATTGCAAAGCAAAG GGAATGTCCAGCAGATTTGAAAGAAGGAATCGCTAGCTTGATATTTGCAGCCCCTAGGTGCTCTGAAATTCCAGAACTTGTATCACTTAGGAATATCTTTGAGAAGAAATATGGGAAAGATTTTGTGTCTGCAGCTGTTGATCTTAGACCTAGCTGCGGTGTAAATCGCCAG TTGATCGAAAAACTCTCAGTACGAACACCTCCTGGTGAAGTAAAATTGAAAGTGTTGAAGGAAATAGCTAAGGAACATCAAATTGATTGGGATACTACGGAATCTGAGAAAGAACTTCTGAAGCCTCCAGAAGAGCCAATA GATGGGCCACGTACTTTTGTCAGTGCAAGCAGCCTACCAGTGAAGCCTTCCACAAATGTATCGGTGGAATCAAATAGGCCAGCTACAAG ATTATCAGGTGGTGGAAAAACGGATGCCGTGCATTATGAAGATTCTAGGTCTGCTGCTGAAGCAGCAGCTGAAGCAGCTAAGAAGGCAATTGCTGCTGCTGAAGTTGCTGCTTATATGGCTAAGAAGGAATATAATGAAGCTCCTCAACCATATGTTTACTCTGGGACCTTCCAAGCAAACAATCCTTCAACTGAGGACAAAATGTATAGGTCACAGAGCTTACCAAGATCTGATCAAGTGAAAAGTGAGGATTCATTGCCTAAGCAATATGGTGGAAATGATCATCGGAGGCACAGCTACCATCCAACTTCTGCTAATTCAGATATTAAATTTGATGAATCAGATTgtgatgaagaaaatgaagcagAAGAGCCTCGTCCTACTTTACCCCCTAATCGGCTTCCACCACCGGTACCCTCATCTCTGGCTAAACAGGATAGCAGCATTCATCGTGTTCATCCCAAATTGCCGGATTATGATGAACTTGCTGCGCGCTTTGATGCACTAAAATTCAGAAAGTAA
- the LOC108324783 gene encoding uncharacterized protein LOC108324783 isoform X1, translating into MTVASEASARTKRLVKLTLSLLRLGFNSSKCKTAAKMAVARIKLLRNKREVVVRQMRRDIALLLQSGQDATARIRVEHVMREQNVLAANEFIELFCELIVARLSIIAKQRECPADLKEGIASLIFAAPRCSEIPELVSLRNIFEKKYGKDFVSAAVDLRPSCGVNRQLIEKLSVRTPPGEVKLKVLKEIAKEHQIDWDTTESEKELLKPPEEPIDGPRTFVSASSLPVKPSTNVSVESNRPATRLSGGGKTDAVHYEDSRSAAEAAAEAAKKAIAAAEVAAYMAKKEYNEAPQPYVYSGTFQANNPSTEDKMYRSQSLPRSDQVKSEDSLPKQYGGNDHRRHSYHPTSANSDIKFDESDCDEENEAEEPRPTLPPNRLPPPVPSSLAKQDSSIHRVHPKLPDYDELAARFDALKFRK; encoded by the exons ATGACGGTCGCAAGCGAAGCCTCCGCACGCACCAAGAGGCTCGTGAAACTCACGCTCTCCCTCCTCCGCCTCGGCTTCAACTCCTCCAAATG CAAAACGGCAGCGAAGATGGCGGTGGCCAGGATCAAGCTGCTGCGGAACAAGAGAGAGGTGGTCGTCAGACAGATGCGACGAGACATTGCTCTTCTTCTTCAGTCTGGTCAAGATGCCACTGCTCGTATCAGG GTTGAGCATGTCATGAGAGAGCAAAATGTTTTGGCTGCAAATGAGTTCATTGAACTCTTTTGCGAACTAATTGTGGCCAGACTCTCAATCATTGCAAAGCAAAG GGAATGTCCAGCAGATTTGAAAGAAGGAATCGCTAGCTTGATATTTGCAGCCCCTAGGTGCTCTGAAATTCCAGAACTTGTATCACTTAGGAATATCTTTGAGAAGAAATATGGGAAAGATTTTGTGTCTGCAGCTGTTGATCTTAGACCTAGCTGCGGTGTAAATCGCCAG TTGATCGAAAAACTCTCAGTACGAACACCTCCTGGTGAAGTAAAATTGAAAGTGTTGAAGGAAATAGCTAAGGAACATCAAATTGATTGGGATACTACGGAATCTGAGAAAGAACTTCTGAAGCCTCCAGAAGAGCCAATA GATGGGCCACGTACTTTTGTCAGTGCAAGCAGCCTACCAGTGAAGCCTTCCACAAATGTATCGGTGGAATCAAATAGGCCAGCTACAAG ATTATCAGGTGGTGGAAAAACGGATGCCGTGCATTATGAAGATTCTAGGTCTGCTGCTGAAGCAGCAGCTGAAGCAGCTAAGAAGGCAATTGCTGCTGCTGAAGTTGCTGCTTATATGGCTAAGAAGGAATATAATGAAGCTCCTCAACCATATGTTTACTCTGGGACCTTCCAAGCAAACAATCCTTCAACTGAGGACAAAATGTATAGGTCACAGAGCTTACCAAGATCTGATCAAGTGAAAAGTGAGGATTCATTGCCTAAGCAATATGGTGGAAATGATCATCGGAGGCACAGCTACCATCCAACTTCTGCTAATTCAGATATTAAATTTGATGAATCAGATTgtgatgaagaaaatgaagcagAAGAGCCTCGTCCTACTTTACCCCCTAATCGGCTTCCACCACCGGTACCCTCATCTCTGGCTAAACAGGATAGCAGCATTCATCGTGTTCATCCCAAATTGCCGGATTATGATGAACTTGCTGCGCGCTTTGATGCACTAAAATTCAGAAAGTAA